The Actinomycetota bacterium DNA segment CCAGCGTCAGCAGGCTCGTGACCGCAGCCCCCGTCACCGCCGCCGCTCCCCACTCCAGACCGGAGAGGTCCCAGCCTGCGAGCTTGTCCAGCGAGTAGCGTCCGGGCCCGGCAAAGCCGACCACGGCCGCTGCCGCGATGTTCGTGGCGTTCAGCTCCCAGCCGCCGGAGGCGGCCCAGGGGCCCTTGCCCAGGTGGACCGTTGCGATAGCCGTGATCATCATGCCGATGACGGCCGCGGCTCCCAGGGGGCTGAGCAGGCCCAGCGCGATCAGCAGGCCGCCGCCGAGCTCGGAGAGTCCCGCTGCCAGAGCCATAGGCTTGCCCGCCCTGAAACCAAGCGACTCCAGCCACCCGGCGGTGCCTGCGACGCCGTACCCGCCGAACCAGCCGAACAGCTTCTGCGCCCCGTGCCCCATGAACAGAAGACCAAGCACAACCCGCAGGATCAAGATCCCGAGATCCATGTCCACCTCCCGCCCCGAAGGGCTACTCATTCGTAGGTTCCTTATCTTTCGTAGGTTACT contains these protein-coding regions:
- a CDS encoding DoxX family protein; protein product: MDLGILILRVVLGLLFMGHGAQKLFGWFGGYGVAGTAGWLESLGFRAGKPMALAAGLSELGGGLLIALGLLSPLGAAAVIGMMITAIATVHLGKGPWAASGGWELNATNIAAAAVVGFAGPGRYSLDKLAGWDLSGLEWGAAAVTGAAVTSLLTLATRRRQVPVEAVATQSQAA